The Vibrio toranzoniae sequence GCTCTGCATCTACTGCTAGAACAACAGCAGAGATTTCGTCGCCTTTCTTGTATTCACGTACAGCTTCTTCGCCTGCAGCGTTCCAAGAAATGTCAGATAGGTGTACTAGACCGTCGATACCGCCTTCTAGACCGATGAAGATACCAAAGTCAGTGATAGACTTGATCTTACCAGTAACTTTGTCGCCCTTAGCTTGCATTTCTGCAAATGACTGCCATGGGTTAGCTTTACACTGTTTCAGACCTAGAGAGATACGACGACGTTCTTCGTCGATATCAAGAACCATAACCTCAACTTCGTCGCCAACATTAACAACTTTAGAAGGGTGGATGTTCTTGTTAGTCCAATCCATTTCAGAAACGTGTACTAGACCTTCAACGCCTTCTTCGATTTCAACGAAGCAGCCGTAGTCAGTTAGGTTTGTAACACGACCAGAAAGCTTGTGACCTTCTGGGTAACGCTTAGCGATTGCTACCCATGGATCTTCGCCTAGTTGCTTAAGACCTAGAGAAACACGAGTGCGCTCACGATCGAACTTAAGAACTTTAACTAGGATTTCGTCACCAACGTTAACGATCTCTGATGGGTGCTTAACACGCTTCCAAGCCATATCTGTGATATGTAGAAGACCGTCAACACCGCCAAGATCAACGAATGCACCGTAGTCAGTAAGGTTCTTAACGATACCTTTAACTTCAGTACCTTCTTGTAGAGTTTCAAGAAGTTCGTCACGCTCAACACTGTTTTCAGATTCGATAACAGCACGACGAGAAACAACAACGTTGTTACGCTTCTGGTCTAGCTTGATTACTTTGAACTCTAGCTCTTTGTTTTCTAGGTGAGCAGTGTCACGGATAGGACGTACGTCTACTAGAGAACCAGGAAGGAAAGCACGGATACCGTTAAGTTCAACAGTGAAACCGCCTTTAACTTTACCGTTGATGATACCAACAACAGTTTCAGCTTCTTCACAAGCTTTCTCAAGTACGATCCAAGCTTCGTGGCGCTTAGCTTTCTCACGAGAAAGTTGAGTCTCACCGAAACCATCTTCAACAGCGTCTAGAGCTACGTCTACTTCAGCACCAACTTCAACTTCAAGTTCGCCAGCAGCGTTCTTGAATTGTTCAGCAGGGATAGCAGATTCAGACTTAAGACCAGCATCTACAAGAACGAAACCGTTCTCGATAGCTACTACAGTACCTTTAACGATGCTGCCTTGTTGGAATTCAGTTTCAGATAGAAACTCTTCAAAGAGTTGAGCAAAAGATTCAGTCATTATTTAATCTTCAATAATTAAACGTCCATGGGTATCCTACCGCATGGGGTTGATAAATTCGCCGGTCATCATCCTTGCGACCAACGTTCTTACTCGCTCGGTGAAATTACCCAGCCAGCTTCGATTCAATATAGTGTAGCGCTTTTTCTACTACTTGCTCGATGTTCATCGAGGTAGAATCAAGCACAAGCGCATCCTCAGCTGGGCGTAATGGCGCAACTGGGCGATTACGATCTCGATCGTCTCGCTCTTGGATCTCGCTCAAAAGGTCGTCAAATTTAACATCTAACCCCTTCTGTTGCAACTGTTTAAGGCGGCGACTCGCGCGCTCTTCAGCACTTGCATCTAAAAATATTTTGGCTTCAGCTTCAGGAAACACAACCGTTCCCATGTCACGGCCATCGGCGACCAGACCAGGAGCTGAGCTGAATGCGCGTTGACGACGAAGTAAAGCTTCACGAACGCGAGGTAAAGCAGCCACTTTTGAAGCCGCCATTCCAGTCTCTTCTTTACGAAGCTCACCAGACACGTCTTCACCTTCTAAGATAACCTTAACCAAATCGCCTTCCGCAATAAACTGCACATCTAAGTGAGTTGCAAGCGGTACTAAAGCTTCTTCTGATTCAGTATCGACACCGTGGTGAATTGCAGCTAAAGCCAGTACGCGATAGATCGCACCTGAGTCTAGAAGATGAAAGCCTAGCTTATCTGCTAGTAACATACACAGGGTACCTTTACCTGCACCACTTGGTCCATCAACCGTAATCACTGGGCTTTGAGAAGGCATCTTTTACTCCACGTTTTGTCGTAAATTTTATTCTGTACTAGCGATTCGCTACTACTTTATAGGCGGCATATTATAGAGAAAAATTGGAAGTCGAGCGAGGTAAATCTCATATAATTCAGAGTGGATGATGCATTAGCAAATACAATCGACTCAATATCCGCCAGCTTAGGCGAGTAGACACGTGCACATTTTCTATCGGCATAAAAAAGCCTCGCAATAAGCAAGGCTCATGATTTTTCATTTAGTAGAGCAAAGAAGTAGTGGCTCGAAGAAATTTAACCAATAATAGCGCGAACCGCTTCTAAGTCTTCTAGAGTATCCACCCCTGCAGAAGGCGCTTCCATTGCAACGTCTACGTGAATTTTCTCGCCGTACCACAGTACTCGTAGTTGCTCTAGACACTCAATACGTTCAAGGGTACTTGGTTCCCAATTGATGTAAGTATTGATAAAGCCCGCACGGTAAGCGTAGATACCGATATGACGCAGTAAAGGAGATTCCGCAGCTGTACCATTGTTCGCGTAAGCATCGCGATCCCAAGGAATCGTCGCACGACTAAAATACAAGGCGTAACCGTCTTTATCGGTGACAACTTTAACGGCGTTAGGGTTAAATACTTCATCAGCGTGAGTAATTTCCACACCTAGTGTTGCCATCGGAGCAGTACTGTTCGCAAGATTGTTGGCAACCTGATTAATGATTGCAGGTGGGATAAGTGGTTCATCACCTTGAACATTCACGATGATATGATCATCAGGAATCTTCATGACTTCAATCACTTCAGCTAAACGCTCTGTACCCGAGTCATGATTCGGTGATGTCATACAAACAGTGGCACCAAATGCTTTAACCGCTTTTTCAACTCGGGCATCGTCAGTAGCGATAATAACGTTATCAGCACCTGCCTTCATTGACTGTTCGTATACCCATTGAATCATCGGTTTTCCACCAATGTCAGCAAGTGGCTTCCCTGGCAGACGGCTCGATTGGTATCTTGCAGGTATAACAACCGTATAAGACATTACTTACCCTCATCCATCGAAACAGTGCGCGCTTCAGGCTCTAGAAGAACAGGAATTCCCTCTTTGATTGGATAAGCAAGACGGTCAATTTTACAAACAAGCTCTTGCTTATCCTTGTCAAAAGTTAGTTTACCTTTACATACAGGACAAGCAACGATCTCAAGCAGACGGTGATCCATAGTATTCCATAACCTCTTTTATTCTTTTTAAAATTTGCTGTTGCGAATCTTCATCAAACTGCGCAGAAACTGGAAGATACCACCAGTTGTCTTGA is a genomic window containing:
- the rpsA gene encoding 30S ribosomal protein S1, with the protein product MTESFAQLFEEFLSETEFQQGSIVKGTVVAIENGFVLVDAGLKSESAIPAEQFKNAAGELEVEVGAEVDVALDAVEDGFGETQLSREKAKRHEAWIVLEKACEEAETVVGIINGKVKGGFTVELNGIRAFLPGSLVDVRPIRDTAHLENKELEFKVIKLDQKRNNVVVSRRAVIESENSVERDELLETLQEGTEVKGIVKNLTDYGAFVDLGGVDGLLHITDMAWKRVKHPSEIVNVGDEILVKVLKFDRERTRVSLGLKQLGEDPWVAIAKRYPEGHKLSGRVTNLTDYGCFVEIEEGVEGLVHVSEMDWTNKNIHPSKVVNVGDEVEVMVLDIDEERRRISLGLKQCKANPWQSFAEMQAKGDKVTGKIKSITDFGIFIGLEGGIDGLVHLSDISWNAAGEEAVREYKKGDEISAVVLAVDAERERISLGVKQMENDPFNAYVADNKKGVLVNGTVTAVDAKGATIELIEGVEGYLRASEVSRDRIEDASLILSVGDSVEAKFTGVDRKNRVINLSIKAKDEADEQEAMASLNKSDEGAFGNAMADAFKAAKGE
- the cmk gene encoding (d)CMP kinase; this translates as MPSQSPVITVDGPSGAGKGTLCMLLADKLGFHLLDSGAIYRVLALAAIHHGVDTESEEALVPLATHLDVQFIAEGDLVKVILEGEDVSGELRKEETGMAASKVAALPRVREALLRRQRAFSSAPGLVADGRDMGTVVFPEAEAKIFLDASAEERASRRLKQLQQKGLDVKFDDLLSEIQERDDRDRNRPVAPLRPAEDALVLDSTSMNIEQVVEKALHYIESKLAG
- the kdsB gene encoding 3-deoxy-manno-octulosonate cytidylyltransferase; this encodes MSYTVVIPARYQSSRLPGKPLADIGGKPMIQWVYEQSMKAGADNVIIATDDARVEKAVKAFGATVCMTSPNHDSGTERLAEVIEVMKIPDDHIIVNVQGDEPLIPPAIINQVANNLANSTAPMATLGVEITHADEVFNPNAVKVVTDKDGYALYFSRATIPWDRDAYANNGTAAESPLLRHIGIYAYRAGFINTYINWEPSTLERIECLEQLRVLWYGEKIHVDVAMEAPSAGVDTLEDLEAVRAIIG
- a CDS encoding Trm112 family protein is translated as MDHRLLEIVACPVCKGKLTFDKDKQELVCKIDRLAYPIKEGIPVLLEPEARTVSMDEGK